The following is a genomic window from Segatella hominis.
AATGACCAAGAGTTTGCGGACGTGTTCTCACGATTTGTCAATGGGAAGATGGGCAGTGCTCAGCGAGTAGGGGAAAAGTTGGCTGATGACCACAGATTTCTCGTGAATGAGAAATTCAAGGTAGTCATGGCGTTTATTGACAAACTATCCTTCTGTTATGGCAAGGGTCACTATGACCTTAGAGACGAGTGGGCTTGTAAGTTGGCGGCATCCATCATGGAGCATTTGGAAGAGCATGAATTGTATTATTCACAAATAGATAATCAGGAAGAATATGACATATTGGGCAAGTAACAGCTATCGAATCGAGGGTAAGCAAGAGGACCTTCAGCAGATTTATGACCTTTTCGTTAAGTTTGACAAGGGAAGAAGAAAGCCGTTTGATGAGCAGACATCCAAAGACTGGGAAGGTAACATCGTTTGGGCTTTGGGAGGTGAAACAAAGGATTATTATCTCCGTGGTTTCATCCAGACTTGTGAGATTTCAGAGGGACTTTTATGCATCGAGGCAGAAGAGGCATGGGGAGCCACAGACTTCCGCCATTTCCTTGAAAAGCATTATCAAGACATGAGCGTCTATTTCTGTGTGGAAGAAGAAGGTGAAGAGATTTATGCCACCAATGACATTGAGGGCAAATACTTCAAATTTCGCTATATGGTTAATTCTTGCATTGATGGAGTGGATGAATGGGAATATTTCAATACTTCAGAAGAGGCACTTCAATATATTGCCAATCGTTTGGAAATAGACTCCTTAACCATTTCTCAGTTAGAAACATGGCAAGAGAACCATGTGAATGAGGATGATTACATCTGCTTCAATGAATATAAAATAGTAGCATAAACATTAAAGGTAACGGAGAGGCTAACCACCTCTCCACAAAATAACTCATGATATGAAATACGTAGATTTTACCAAGAAGAGAATGGAACTTCACAAGGAAATTGAGAATGCCATCAAGGACTTGATGAAAGAAAAGGAAGTGAAGGAGATAGATTTAACCACAGACGAGGATACCTATGATACTGGATGGATAGTAAGGTGCTTTTACGGTGAAAGCACAGTGGAAGAGGTTCAGGTTGCAGCTATCAAGTTAGATGGTAACACATTATTATATAAGGGGAAGAATACCTGGATAACAGATTCCGATTGGCTTCCATTTGATGTATCAGACAATGTCATTGCAGGTACAATAGATACAGTTTATGATGCGGTTTTCCAGCGTATCTAAGAATTTGATTATGGGTGGAGGGTGGGGAAGATGGGGGTGGTTAATACGGCGGCGCAGGCTCATTTCTTTGGATGGAAGAAATGAGCCTGCGCGCAGTTTATATCTAAGATGTATTCTTTGCTGTTGTTTTCGTGTCCTCATGGCTACCTATAGTATGATACAATCTGATATTTGATTTAATTTAGTTTACTCTGAAAAAAGTAGTACTATATCAAAAGAGTTAGTTACTTTTATAATGTAATGAACCTATGAGACCAATGGATATAACTCTCCTATAAGGAAATATCCAAATAATTAATGGCAATGATATAGCAGTTGGTATAGAACAATATTTTATACGTATAACGGAAAATCGCAAATGCTTTGCTTTTCGTAAATTTGCAATATCGTTTAAGAAAAGTTCAGCGTTATGATTAATTTCAAGAAGTTCAACAACATCATCTCACTTACAGCATACTTCAAAACGCAGTTACATTCCCAAAATTAACTTTTTTGAAACTTTTTTTGTGCTACGAAAAAAGACTTCACTCTCCCTTTATACCTTTGCATCGTCAAAACAAGGAAGTATGGGTGAGCGGCTTAAACCAGCACACTGCTAACGTGCCGGACCGAAAGGTTCCGAAGGTTCGAAATCCTTCTGCTTCCGCACTTTGGCTCGTTAGCTCAGTTGGATTAGAGCACGACGCTACGAACGTCGGTGTCGGGAGTTCGAGTCTCTCACGAGTCACAACATTGGAGGTTTGGCAGAGTTGGTCTATTGCACCGGTCTTGAAAACCGGCAGGCGGCAACGTCTCAAAGGTTCGAATCCTTTAGCCTCCGCAAACTTGCCCTATGGTATATGGTAGCACAACGGGTTTTGGTCCTGTTAGCGAAGGTTCGATTCCATCTGGAGTTTATATGGAGTTTGTAGCTCAGTTGGTAGAGTGCCAGATTGTGGCTCTGGTGGTCGTGGGTTCGATTCCCATCAAACTCCCAAATGCTTCAATAGCACAGTGGTAGTGCAGCTCACTTGTAATGAGCAGGTCGTAGGTCCGAATCCTACTTGAAGCTCCATATAAGAAAGGCTTCTCTTCAGGCAGTTTTGCTTGAAAAGAAGCCTTTTAGCTTTTTTGTAAGACGATGTTTTGTTGATATTCGTTCATAATTTCCTCCTTTATCCTTACACGAAGTTCAGAATAGATTTGAGTCTGTCCTGTGCCTTGTTGAGCACCTGAATGGTGTCTTCGTTATTCTTATCCTTCTTGTTTTCAAGAAGAATGATAGCCTTCTTTATCAACTTGCAGTCCTCTATGGATAAAGGCATTTCAGTGATAGAATAGTCAGGATCAGCGTATCTGTAGTATATTCTATCATAAACCTCGATAGGAGCATTGTAGCCCAGTTTGTCAGATCTCATAATCTGTATATCCATCTGAACAGTTCTGGCGCATACTCCTTTGATGATTCCCTCCATGTCGTAGAGAGCGTCGCTACATGCCTCCACGAGATCTTCGAGAGTCCATCTTCTGTATCTGTTTCTCAAACAGTTGTCTATAGTTTTGTACCTTATTAAGGCATTCTTATTTGCTGGCATAGTTCTTTCATTTTAAGCGTAAAAAATGGTTGGATTTCATCCAGCTTTTTCTCGCCATGTCAGAGCAGATGCAAGCATTTGGCTAAAATGAAAAAGTTGGATTCTCCCGGCAAGGAAACTCCAACTCTTTCGTATTATCTTTGTTCTCTGTGGGGCACGCTGTTACGATACCCGATAGAAATAACTATGCGAATAATGATGTGGGAATCCTATACCGGCTGTATCTGATGTACTTGATGTATGTACATAACTATTCCGTTCAAAGCGTCGATAGCTCTGAACGAATGATTGTGATGTTATGTGCATATTTAAATTCATTTCCGTATAGGATTTTTATTGTATTTTACTTCTAAATTCTTTTAATGGGTGCAAAGATACAAAAATAGTGCGAAATCTTTTTGCGTAGCAACAAAAAAATGGTATAAACATGCGGATTTTAAGCAAAAAGAGCAGTTCTGATAGTGATAATCGGCTGATTTTCCCTGATAATGCTTCGCCCCTCGCCATGAAGGAAGCTACTGGAGTTCCACCTGATAGACTTTGCATTTATGTCAGCAGAGCATGACGTAAGTGCAAAGTCCCTCAGTCGGAAGGTGCCCACGAAACGACATCCGGTAGCTTACAAACTGAGTAGGTGGGACGCAAGCGATTCCCACTTAATCAGTTTGCCACTACTGCATGTCCATTCGTCGAGAAGGGCACTGGCTCACAGCATCCTCCTTCATTTTCCCTCCCTTCCACCTTAATTATAATATACTGGTCTTCCTCTTTATAAGCATTCTGTCTTTCCTTCTTACTGAAACCAAAATCTTTGATTCCGTATCGTCTTTGGGATTTCGGGATTCTTTTTCTTCAAAGTTATCGCATATTTGGCAAAATCCTTTTGGAGTTGTTAATTAACGCAAATATGTAAAAATACTGGACTTATTTTTCTTTCTTTTCTCTTTCTTTTATTATAATTTTCTTTATCTATTTCTTTCTTTCAGAAAGTTTTTTTTTTACCGTATAGGGTAATGTTAATGGACTTTAATGGGATTTGGTGCGTAAATAGAAATGCCCTAAATTTGCTGCCAAGAAAATTTTTGGAGTTATGAAGACAAACAGAAACAGAAATGCAGAACTCATGCTTAGAATATATGAGTCTGTCATCTTTCCTGGCAAATGCCAGCACCTATCAAGAAACGAGCGAGAAGTATTTCGCTCAGTGTGGTCATACGACATCACCTATCTATATCCGTCGGTATACAAAAAGAATGATACGGATTGGATGGAGTTCGGCTTATTCGATTCCAAGAAAGTGGGACGGATGGTGCCGTTCTATAATATACAGCAAGAAAGGTTCTTGCAGCTTTCAGAAGAATGTGTTTGGATAGAGAACTTTGTGGAGTGTCCAATGGAAATTATATATCAGGATGACTTCACCTTGACATTTACCCCAGATTATCTTCTGAAGTTAGCGGACGGGAGCATCGTCATACTCATGCTGCAGTCTTACAAGTTGTTCTCCACGCAAGATGTGCAAAAGAAATGGCATAGTCTGATGGAATATTGCAAGAAACATGGCTACGGATGCGTCATGTTTGACCTAATTAAAGGCATCAGTCTCAAATGGCTTCTTGGAATCTGGCGAAACAAGGACATGAGCAGGTTTGAAAATGAGGTATTATCTATGCTGGACAGCAAGAATAGTCATTGGATGGATGGGATTACCCTATCTAAAATCATGGATAAGCATCATGCCAACTTGTTCGACTTTCAAGTACTAGTGCTTAAGAACAATCTCTTGTTCCTCCCACAAAATGGAAAAAGAAAAGTAGATCTAATAAAGAGCCACGAACAAAACCTCTTTGATTCACAACTAATGATAGACAGTTATGCAGAAAATAATACAGCACAAAGACGAAACCATATACGAGTTAGGATGTAGTTCTGAAGACTTGGCTTTTTGGTCATCTTTTGGTTTTAAGCCATACCTATATGACAAGTTTAAGGACAGTTATTCAATAAGGAAAGTCTGTCCCTTTAGAATTCATAGGAAGGTTAGCAGCTTATCCGTAGTCTCAAATGGCAGCAAGGAAGGTCTTGCCGATAGATGGGGAAATATCATTTTGGCCTGTAAGTACGAAAGGATAGAATTATGTATCAACGATGAAGCATCAGGTATTCATGTTTTACACTTTATGGCATATACCTCTCAAAGGGTAGAAATATTTAGATATATTGGTGGAAATCCGAAGAAAGTGCTTCAATTAGAAAAACTTTGAGATGACATCTAAGTTGTCATTCTTTCTCCAGTGGGCAATCCTCACCTTTTTATGCTCTTTAAAAGCAAGTCTTTACCTCTTTAGCTTTTTACGTAGCAAAGGTAAGGCAGCTAGCTTAGATGCCAAGTACCACCGTAAGTTAGATAACAGAAATCCTGCGGCAGCCTTCCACAATCAAAGATTGGGTATTCCGCAGGATTTATGTCATCTTCCTTGGCTTTCTAAGGCATTAGCCGCCTTGTGATAGAGCACGTAAAAAGGCTATGGTGTAAACGGACATGCCGGAATATCATAAAAAAAAGTTCGGATTTACTGGAAAAAGAAGCATATAAAAAGGGCTGATGTACCAGAAATCCAGAATCTTTTTTTGAGGAGTTTGAGAGTGTGTGGATGATTGCATTCCCTTTCACTTACTTCTAAACTGAAAATGGATAGATATACGCTTTAGAGGATTATTCTTGCATATATGCAGCATATAACCTCCAAGAGTGTTAAACTGGAG
Proteins encoded in this region:
- a CDS encoding sulfide:quinone reductase, yielding MERLISENDQEFADVFSRFVNGKMGSAQRVGEKLADDHRFLVNEKFKVVMAFIDKLSFCYGKGHYDLRDEWACKLAASIMEHLEEHELYYSQIDNQEEYDILGK